One stretch of Bremerella cremea DNA includes these proteins:
- a CDS encoding family 16 glycoside hydrolase: MLRTLWATCLLLACCLPAFADEPRFEILFNGHDLSGWKGAEGFWSVENGSIIGETTAEHPTNGNTFLVWQGGDVGDFEFRGKVRFQGNNSGVQYRSEAVDPEGVVLKGYQADLHPNQDYFGMMYGEKTGRGIIATRGQKIVIDADGKKNVTGKVGDGAQLVDDEWNDIRIVAVGNRLLHQINGVTTVDITDNSPEALTNGKLGLQLHAGPPMKVEFRNLLLRKLEGADAKATLEKAVAAGEPKTVASADEPAAVTPESSDKWLTSAPLPQWIWSKNSPDGHKLSLRRKFNVSQNVKSARLYATCDNKFTLFLNGKKIGGSDNWQQPVELDVTKSLKQGANVLAVAGENEGGVAAFVLKLVATLNDGSSLSIATDPSWKISDKPAKGWQAVSFDDSKWQSPTIKGKLGDGPWGIPNYTSAPAASGAKDPLDPKNILTAPAFVVDHIYTVPKSEGSWVSLTVDPQGRFYACDQGGAGLYRITVQDPQPPIIEKVSVDGLKDISAAQGMVWAFDSLWVHRNGGHLYRLTDTNGDDKLDKAEEIPGGTGGGEHGNHAVILTEDGKNLYLDGGNHAPLGKFERSRVVSWDEDLLLPRMWDANGHARGKLAPGGWVTELDVENNNQTVHTTGFRNQYDIALNRFGDIFTYDADMEWDLGLPWYRPTRICHVASGADFGWRSGSGKWPAYYEDSVPPVVDIGPGSPTGVAAGLGTKFPTRYQDAIFALDWTFGTIYAIHITPEGSSYVGKAEPFTYGSPLPVTDAIVGQDGALYFTVGGRGAQSALFRVRYIGDESLAAPTEIEPKAAAAREARRSLEKFHGLKDAAAVEAAWPYLSSDDRFLRNAARVAIESQPVDTWANKALNETDPQAQITAAVALARTGSQQYREPLIANLSAMDVETLSKGQLLGLLRAYALIFIRLGKPTEIERNEVIAQIDPLLPSKDADLNTELIRVLTYLQAKDVVAKTMALIEQRSAPEIPDWSELASRNAGYGGTVNALLTNHPPTRELGYAFILRNMRTGWTLEERRAYFTFLNEAAKKSGGASYPGYLTRIRDEALGNCTDTERKALQDITGENFNPEPDFPIAPIEGPGKAYTVDEAMAALRGGKPDFERGRSLYFSATCGKCHRMGTLGGSIGPDLTSIPHKFDERYVVDAIVNPSAHISDQYGSSIVLLDSGKVITGLVVENGDDEVTIYPIEPNAEPVKVSKDEIEEMQASPVSQMPKDLLNPLNPGEVRDLVNYLMSSGNPNDRRYRGR, encoded by the coding sequence CGATCATTGGCGAAACTACTGCCGAGCATCCGACTAACGGGAATACCTTTCTGGTTTGGCAAGGTGGCGACGTAGGCGACTTTGAATTTCGCGGCAAAGTCCGTTTCCAGGGCAATAACTCAGGCGTGCAATACCGTAGCGAAGCGGTCGATCCGGAAGGAGTTGTGCTGAAAGGCTACCAGGCCGACTTGCACCCCAACCAAGACTATTTCGGCATGATGTACGGCGAGAAAACCGGTCGTGGCATTATTGCCACCCGTGGCCAAAAAATTGTGATCGATGCCGATGGCAAAAAGAATGTTACCGGCAAAGTGGGCGATGGTGCTCAGCTTGTCGACGACGAGTGGAACGATATCCGCATTGTGGCCGTCGGCAATCGGTTGCTCCATCAAATAAACGGGGTTACCACGGTCGACATCACCGACAACAGTCCTGAAGCGTTGACCAACGGCAAGCTTGGCCTACAACTTCACGCCGGCCCACCGATGAAAGTGGAGTTCCGCAACTTGTTGCTGCGAAAGCTAGAAGGTGCCGACGCCAAAGCAACTTTGGAAAAAGCTGTTGCCGCTGGCGAACCGAAGACTGTTGCTTCAGCAGACGAACCGGCTGCCGTCACCCCAGAATCGTCCGACAAGTGGCTCACCTCGGCCCCGCTGCCGCAGTGGATCTGGTCCAAGAATTCGCCCGATGGGCACAAGCTTTCGCTGCGGCGTAAGTTTAATGTCAGCCAGAACGTTAAGTCGGCTCGCTTGTACGCAACCTGCGATAACAAATTCACCTTGTTCCTCAACGGCAAGAAGATCGGTGGCAGCGACAACTGGCAACAACCGGTTGAACTTGACGTGACCAAGTCGCTCAAGCAAGGCGCTAACGTCTTAGCCGTCGCCGGCGAGAATGAAGGAGGCGTTGCGGCGTTCGTCTTGAAGCTAGTCGCCACGTTGAATGACGGCTCATCGCTTTCTATTGCCACCGACCCAAGCTGGAAGATCAGCGACAAGCCCGCCAAAGGTTGGCAAGCGGTTTCCTTCGACGATTCCAAATGGCAATCTCCCACCATCAAAGGGAAGCTGGGTGACGGCCCGTGGGGCATTCCCAACTACACTTCGGCCCCGGCTGCTTCTGGGGCAAAAGACCCGCTCGATCCCAAAAACATTTTGACCGCCCCTGCTTTCGTGGTCGACCACATCTACACGGTGCCGAAATCGGAAGGGAGCTGGGTTTCGCTCACCGTCGATCCGCAAGGCCGCTTCTATGCTTGCGATCAAGGAGGCGCTGGCCTCTACCGAATTACGGTTCAAGATCCTCAGCCGCCAATTATCGAAAAGGTTTCGGTCGACGGCCTGAAAGACATCTCCGCCGCTCAGGGCATGGTCTGGGCTTTCGATAGCTTGTGGGTCCATCGCAACGGTGGGCATCTGTATCGCTTGACCGATACCAACGGCGACGACAAGCTCGACAAGGCCGAAGAAATCCCTGGCGGAACAGGCGGTGGTGAACACGGCAACCACGCCGTCATCCTTACCGAAGATGGCAAGAACCTGTATCTCGACGGCGGCAACCATGCTCCGCTCGGCAAGTTCGAGCGTTCCCGCGTTGTCAGTTGGGATGAAGACCTGCTGTTGCCACGCATGTGGGACGCCAATGGTCACGCCCGAGGCAAGCTGGCTCCTGGCGGCTGGGTTACTGAGCTCGATGTCGAGAACAACAACCAAACCGTCCACACCACTGGTTTCCGTAACCAATACGACATCGCATTGAATCGTTTCGGCGATATCTTCACTTACGATGCCGACATGGAATGGGACCTGGGGCTTCCTTGGTACCGCCCGACCCGCATTTGCCATGTCGCCAGCGGTGCCGACTTCGGTTGGCGCAGTGGTTCCGGCAAGTGGCCAGCCTATTACGAAGACAGCGTTCCTCCGGTGGTCGACATCGGACCAGGTTCCCCCACCGGTGTGGCCGCTGGCCTGGGAACCAAGTTCCCGACCCGCTACCAAGACGCGATCTTCGCGCTGGACTGGACCTTTGGCACGATCTACGCAATTCACATCACGCCTGAAGGTTCCAGCTACGTCGGCAAGGCCGAACCGTTCACCTACGGCTCGCCCCTTCCCGTGACCGACGCGATTGTCGGCCAGGATGGCGCTTTGTATTTCACCGTGGGTGGTCGCGGGGCGCAATCGGCCCTGTTCCGTGTGCGTTACATCGGCGATGAATCGCTCGCTGCTCCTACCGAGATCGAACCGAAAGCCGCTGCTGCCCGAGAAGCTCGCCGCAGTTTGGAAAAGTTCCACGGCTTAAAAGATGCTGCGGCAGTTGAAGCCGCTTGGCCTTACCTTTCCAGCGATGACCGCTTCTTACGAAATGCGGCTCGCGTGGCGATTGAAAGCCAACCGGTTGATACTTGGGCCAACAAAGCGTTGAACGAGACCGATCCTCAGGCCCAAATCACTGCCGCAGTTGCTTTGGCTCGCACCGGTTCGCAACAGTACCGCGAACCCTTGATTGCCAACCTTTCAGCCATGGATGTCGAAACCCTTTCTAAGGGGCAACTACTAGGGCTGCTACGTGCCTATGCGTTGATCTTTATTCGCCTGGGCAAGCCCACCGAAATTGAACGGAATGAAGTGATCGCTCAGATCGATCCACTACTTCCCTCGAAAGATGCCGACCTCAATACCGAACTGATTCGCGTGTTGACTTACTTGCAAGCCAAAGATGTCGTCGCCAAGACGATGGCCCTGATCGAGCAGCGTAGTGCGCCGGAAATTCCGGATTGGTCTGAACTCGCTTCTCGCAATGCGGGTTACGGTGGCACGGTTAATGCCCTGCTGACGAACCATCCGCCCACACGCGAATTGGGTTACGCATTCATCCTGCGTAACATGCGTACCGGCTGGACCTTGGAAGAGCGACGTGCTTACTTCACCTTCCTGAACGAAGCCGCTAAGAAGTCTGGTGGCGCAAGCTATCCTGGTTACTTGACTCGCATTCGTGACGAAGCACTCGGCAACTGCACCGATACCGAGCGGAAGGCTTTACAGGACATCACCGGCGAAAACTTCAATCCCGAGCCCGATTTCCCGATCGCCCCAATCGAAGGCCCCGGCAAAGCCTACACCGTTGACGAGGCCATGGCGGCCCTGCGAGGTGGTAAGCCTGACTTCGAACGAGGTCGCTCGCTTTACTTCAGCGCCACGTGTGGCAAATGCCATCGCATGGGCACCCTGGGCGGCAGCATCGGCCCTGACTTGACCAGCATTCCACACAAGTTCGACGAAAGGTACGTGGTCGATGCGATTGTCAATCCGAGTGCTCACATCTCGGACCAGTACGGCAGTTCGATCGTGCTGCTGGACAGTGGCAAGGTGATCACCGGCCTGGTGGTCGAAAATGGAGACGATGAGGTCACCATCTACCCCATAGAACCTAATGCCGAACCGGTTAAGGTGAGCAAGGACGAGATCGAAGAAATGCAAGCTTCGCCGGTCTCGCAAATGCCCAAAGACCTTCTTAACCCGCTGAACCCTGGCGAAGTTCGCGACTTGGTGAACTACCTGATGTCGTCCGGCAACCCGAACGACCGACGCTATCGCGGACGGTAA
- a CDS encoding YqjF family protein: MLDRIAPTKRPSEKIRGYQKWRSLLFLHWPVPIETLRKLVPGTLKIDTYDGVAYVGVVPFSMLGVRPRWWPASWAFDFLETNVRTYVIRDGKPGVYFFSLDAANGLAVWAAKQFWGLPYYHAKMSLTTSGNEVHYQTTRYGSDAKHHVRYRIGASLEPSHPDSLGFFFLERYLLFVELHGKLFSGQVHHSPYPAQTAEVLELEDSMLAAAGFECSSGAPQFAHYSPGVDVEIYNLRPI; the protein is encoded by the coding sequence ATGCTTGATCGCATTGCCCCAACCAAACGCCCCTCTGAAAAAATACGCGGGTACCAGAAGTGGCGTTCCCTCTTATTTCTGCATTGGCCGGTACCTATTGAAACGCTCCGCAAGCTGGTTCCTGGCACGCTGAAAATCGATACGTACGATGGGGTCGCTTACGTCGGGGTTGTCCCCTTCTCGATGCTGGGGGTTCGTCCTCGATGGTGGCCAGCGAGTTGGGCCTTTGATTTTCTAGAGACGAATGTCCGCACCTATGTCATCCGAGATGGTAAGCCAGGCGTCTACTTTTTTTCGCTCGATGCCGCCAACGGGCTGGCCGTGTGGGCTGCAAAGCAGTTTTGGGGATTACCTTACTACCATGCCAAGATGAGCCTCACGACTTCAGGGAACGAAGTCCACTATCAAACGACGCGTTACGGCAGCGACGCCAAGCATCACGTTCGCTATCGGATCGGTGCGTCGCTGGAACCTTCTCACCCCGATTCGCTTGGGTTCTTCTTTCTCGAGCGGTATCTGCTGTTTGTCGAGTTGCATGGGAAGCTTTTCTCTGGGCAAGTCCATCATTCCCCATATCCAGCGCAGACCGCGGAAGTGCTAGAGCTGGAAGACTCGATGCTAGCCGCTGCGGGATTCGAGTGCTCCTCAGGGGCACCTCAGTTCGCCCATTACTCACCAGGGGTCGATGTCGAAATTTACAACCTCCGGCCTATTTGA
- a CDS encoding ECF-type sigma factor, translating into MCEKLFDTTPLSSTTSTTPAEMKSVEAHFNDWLQQRQLKQQESARLIWGRYIRRLRVKARAFFISESMGGRDRDNVAFRAANAMFDASEKQELDPNDKTSDLWKIVLFRAAINIQQKDQAGALSLSVAEILGEAPSARLCIHFAEALEQTIRLRLDDQLRNVLFLRLEGCGNSEIAQRIGKQEAEVEPQLTEIRQRLVAAKESNV; encoded by the coding sequence ATGTGCGAAAAACTTTTCGATACCACACCGCTGAGCTCGACGACATCTACTACGCCAGCAGAGATGAAGTCGGTCGAAGCACACTTTAATGACTGGCTGCAACAACGTCAGTTGAAACAACAAGAGTCCGCTCGATTAATTTGGGGACGCTACATCCGGCGACTTCGCGTGAAGGCGCGAGCCTTCTTTATCAGTGAGAGCATGGGGGGGCGTGATCGAGATAACGTCGCCTTCCGCGCGGCAAACGCCATGTTTGACGCTTCCGAAAAACAGGAACTTGACCCTAATGACAAGACAAGTGACTTGTGGAAGATTGTCCTGTTTCGCGCTGCCATTAACATTCAGCAGAAAGACCAAGCCGGCGCCCTTTCGCTGTCCGTGGCCGAGATCTTAGGCGAGGCCCCTTCGGCGAGGCTTTGCATTCACTTTGCCGAAGCACTCGAACAAACGATTCGCTTGCGGCTAGACGATCAGTTGCGCAATGTTCTGTTTCTCCGCTTGGAGGGATGCGGAAACAGTGAAATTGCCCAACGAATTGGCAAACAGGAGGCGGAAGTCGAACCACAACTTACCGAAATTCGTCAGCGGCTTGTCGCGGCAAAGGAATCAAACGTGTGA
- a CDS encoding MGH1-like glycoside hydrolase domain-containing protein, giving the protein MPDAEWDRLEAESHQEKGANWKRWGPYLAERQWGTVRESTAEGDPWLNFTHEEAIWRTYRWGEDGLLGICDRQCRLAFGLALWNENDPILKERLFGLTGPEGNHGEDVKEAYYYIDSTPTHSYLKALYKYPQARFPYEQLRSENAARTRHDPEFELTDTGVFDEKRYFDVQAEYAKASPEDILIRVTIFNRGPEAAPLHILPSWWYRNTWAWGPTMEKPDKKPTLTQVDEDTVVAMHETLGKYQISVDKGPDGNLPEWMFTENETNTWRFEDPSSRRPSCKDAFHLAVVEKVSDVVNPNATGTKSAAHYTCTIPAGESIELRFRMSSQEDLPLETFGPAFQDIFDQRIDEADRYAQSRVATGLSPDEQMIRRQADAGLLWTKQFYHYVIPRWLENNRDGVKKQGGTQPGEAGTRNSDWGHLYNRNIISMPDKWEYPWYAAWDSAFHLIPFAKIDPYFAKDQAILFLREWYMHPNGQLPAYEWNFSDVNPPVHAWACWRVYQMTAANGKPDRVFLERVFQKLLLNFTWWVNRKDIRGKHVFSGGFLGLDNIGVFDRSKPLPTGGHLEQADGTAWMAFFCSSMLSIAFELADGNPAYEDMASKFFEHYVSIAEAMNSLDGTGLWDENDGFYYDHLHLDGQSIPLRIRSIVGLIPLLTVDVLFDRTIAKLPAFRKRMDWFLKFRPELTNFMTYMECDTDGENAGNRLLSIPTRDRLLRLLRYLLDEDEFLSDYGIRSLSKYHEEHPFEYELNGERLCVKYLPAESDSGLFGGNSNWRGPIWFPLNYLIIEALERYHLFYGKSLRVECPTRSGKYMDLQQVADEIRKRLSKLFLADDAGDRPSYCRSDVLVNDPNWKDLVLFYEYFDAETGKGLGASHQTGWTALISPILDTLAARHNENSASHASPDLQSTTSVTS; this is encoded by the coding sequence ATGCCAGACGCGGAATGGGATCGCTTAGAAGCGGAATCACACCAGGAAAAAGGGGCAAACTGGAAACGCTGGGGGCCTTATCTCGCCGAGCGACAATGGGGCACCGTGCGGGAAAGCACTGCCGAAGGTGATCCGTGGCTCAATTTCACGCATGAAGAAGCAATCTGGCGAACGTATCGCTGGGGGGAAGACGGTCTGCTCGGGATCTGCGACCGCCAGTGCCGCCTTGCGTTTGGCCTGGCCTTGTGGAACGAGAATGATCCCATTCTCAAGGAACGTCTGTTTGGGCTAACTGGGCCAGAAGGAAACCATGGGGAAGATGTTAAAGAGGCATACTATTACATCGACTCCACCCCTACGCATTCTTACTTGAAAGCGCTGTACAAATACCCGCAAGCTCGGTTTCCGTACGAACAATTGCGCAGCGAGAACGCTGCCAGGACTCGCCACGATCCCGAGTTCGAACTAACCGATACCGGAGTCTTCGACGAAAAACGCTACTTCGACGTCCAAGCCGAGTACGCCAAGGCCTCCCCCGAAGACATCCTTATCCGCGTTACCATTTTCAACCGAGGCCCAGAGGCGGCACCGCTCCATATCTTGCCAAGCTGGTGGTATCGCAACACGTGGGCCTGGGGGCCGACGATGGAGAAGCCCGACAAAAAGCCGACGCTTACTCAAGTCGACGAAGACACCGTCGTTGCCATGCACGAAACGCTTGGCAAGTACCAAATTTCGGTCGATAAAGGCCCCGACGGCAACCTGCCAGAGTGGATGTTCACCGAAAACGAAACCAACACCTGGCGTTTTGAAGACCCCAGCAGCCGTCGCCCTTCCTGTAAGGATGCGTTCCATTTGGCGGTGGTTGAAAAGGTTTCTGACGTCGTTAACCCTAATGCGACAGGAACCAAATCTGCCGCGCACTATACGTGTACAATTCCGGCAGGTGAATCAATTGAACTCCGTTTTCGGATGTCATCGCAAGAAGATCTGCCCCTGGAAACGTTCGGACCTGCCTTTCAAGATATCTTCGACCAGCGAATCGACGAAGCCGATCGTTACGCCCAATCGCGGGTCGCAACAGGATTATCGCCCGACGAACAGATGATCCGTCGGCAAGCAGATGCGGGGCTGCTGTGGACCAAGCAGTTTTATCACTACGTTATTCCTCGTTGGTTAGAAAACAACCGCGATGGAGTGAAGAAACAAGGAGGAACTCAACCAGGCGAAGCTGGTACCCGCAATAGCGACTGGGGGCATCTCTACAATCGCAATATTATCTCGATGCCAGACAAGTGGGAGTATCCTTGGTACGCCGCTTGGGACTCGGCGTTTCACTTGATTCCCTTTGCCAAGATTGATCCTTACTTCGCCAAGGATCAAGCCATTCTCTTTCTGCGAGAATGGTACATGCACCCCAACGGCCAACTACCGGCTTACGAATGGAACTTCAGCGACGTGAACCCGCCGGTGCATGCGTGGGCTTGCTGGCGTGTTTATCAGATGACCGCCGCCAACGGAAAGCCTGACCGGGTCTTTCTAGAGCGTGTCTTCCAGAAGCTGCTGCTGAACTTCACCTGGTGGGTGAACCGGAAGGATATTCGTGGCAAACACGTTTTCAGCGGGGGGTTTCTTGGGCTCGATAACATTGGGGTGTTCGATCGTTCGAAGCCACTGCCGACCGGCGGTCACTTGGAACAAGCGGACGGAACGGCCTGGATGGCATTTTTCTGCTCAAGCATGTTGTCGATCGCTTTTGAGTTAGCCGACGGCAATCCCGCTTACGAAGATATGGCCTCGAAGTTCTTCGAGCATTACGTCTCGATCGCAGAAGCGATGAACTCGCTCGATGGGACCGGTCTGTGGGACGAAAACGATGGCTTCTATTACGATCACCTCCACCTCGATGGGCAGAGCATTCCCTTGCGGATTCGGTCGATTGTCGGCTTGATTCCGCTGCTAACCGTCGATGTGCTCTTCGATCGCACGATTGCTAAACTGCCTGCTTTCCGCAAACGTATGGATTGGTTCCTGAAATTCCGCCCGGAACTAACCAACTTCATGACATACATGGAATGCGATACCGACGGAGAAAACGCCGGAAATCGCCTCCTATCGATTCCTACTCGCGATCGTTTGCTACGGCTGCTGCGTTACCTGTTGGACGAAGACGAGTTCCTCTCAGATTACGGCATTCGTTCGCTGTCGAAATACCATGAAGAGCACCCTTTCGAGTATGAACTCAATGGGGAACGCTTATGCGTGAAATACTTGCCGGCGGAATCAGATAGCGGGCTGTTTGGTGGCAACTCGAATTGGCGCGGGCCGATCTGGTTCCCCTTGAATTACCTGATTATCGAGGCTTTAGAGCGATATCACCTGTTCTACGGCAAATCGTTGCGGGTCGAATGTCCAACGCGTTCGGGCAAGTACATGGATCTGCAGCAAGTCGCCGATGAAATACGCAAGCGTCTGTCGAAGCTATTTCTAGCCGATGATGCTGGTGACCGCCCCAGCTACTGCCGCTCGGATGTGTTAGTTAACGATCCGAACTGGAAAGATCTGGTCTTGTTCTACGAGTACTTCGACGCCGAGACTGGCAAGGGGCTCGGAGCCAGCCATCAAACAGGCTGGACCGCACTAATCTCGCCGATCCTCGATACCTTAGCCGCGCGGCACAACGAAAACTCGGCCAGCCACGCTTCGCCAGACTTGCAATCGACAACCTCGGTCACGAGCTAA
- a CDS encoding hybrid sensor histidine kinase/response regulator has translation MPQPIRILLIEDTLEDANLVRHYLTETEEAFTLDHAETLATGLEKLRTSSVDVVLLDLDLPDSEGLGTIMAIHAESPQLPLVVLTSIASRDLAASVIQEGAQDCLPKTNIDSDSLNRSVRYAIERTHRQRVESTLENSEARYRGLVDSLPVCVLQKDLDGRFIFANQAYSEFTGHDVNNILGKTDFDLSPNDVAQKFRDDDQKVAKSGKLFRTVEVNTTDGKTAWVEVIKSPIRDAHDEIVGTQAIFWDVTERQMAVEALTRAKEAAEDASRAKSEFLANMSHEIRTPLNAVIGMAELLLDTKLTSTQRDYLKMILESGESLLSVINDILDFSKIEAGKLDLISKSFDLRETVGDMMKPLGVRAGTNHLELTCHFDSAVPAVVEGDAHRLRQIVVNLVGNAIKFTEVGEIDFDVSVDSITTENEAILHFKVRDTGIGIPADKRQTIFEAFEQADSGSTRQYGGTGLGLAICARLVDLMDGHIWVESTLGQGSTFHFTGRFPIKESNLAARPEGTNRVQGTRVLIVDDNATNRIILDEIVRSWGMRPLLAADADEGLMLLQEAHSAGDPFTLLLTDFEMPGKNGLELIQAIRDMPDLKNMLITVLSSSERPTTRSQCDALDVSGFLMKPVKQSELFDAIVVALGVELPESETHDSHLKDHEKLRPLKILLAEDNLANQRLAIALLEKWGHSVTLAVNGKLAVETWRNDTFDLVIMDIQMPEMDGLEATRRIRNLERIRGGHIPIVAMTAHALAGDREKCLEAGMDGYTSKPLRIHELYDTIAGFFGDQPTSVSTESSPSIIATDGTIDWSHALHSCDGDRTLLLDLLQIFLDETPLLLKRLDETIAANDGDATYRTAHTITGSLRILGPTPANEVVRKLEQAATSGSMQEAPALLAELRQRLDILTKKAAETVAKKHF, from the coding sequence ATGCCTCAGCCGATTCGCATCCTTCTTATTGAAGACACGCTAGAAGATGCTAACTTGGTTCGTCACTATTTGACCGAAACCGAGGAAGCTTTCACGCTTGACCACGCCGAGACCTTAGCCACAGGCCTGGAAAAACTGCGTACCTCTTCGGTAGACGTCGTTTTGCTTGATCTCGATCTGCCTGATAGCGAAGGGCTCGGCACGATCATGGCAATCCATGCTGAGTCTCCCCAGTTGCCGCTGGTGGTTCTGACGAGCATTGCCAGTCGCGACTTGGCTGCAAGCGTCATCCAAGAAGGTGCCCAAGACTGCCTGCCGAAGACCAACATCGACTCCGACTCTTTGAATCGCAGCGTCCGATACGCGATCGAACGGACCCATCGTCAACGGGTTGAATCGACTCTGGAAAACTCCGAGGCCCGCTATCGTGGCCTGGTCGATTCGTTGCCTGTTTGCGTGCTGCAGAAAGATCTTGACGGACGCTTCATTTTCGCCAATCAAGCCTATAGCGAATTCACCGGCCACGATGTGAACAACATCCTGGGCAAGACCGACTTTGACTTATCCCCAAACGATGTCGCCCAAAAGTTCCGCGACGACGACCAAAAGGTAGCCAAATCGGGCAAGCTTTTCCGTACCGTCGAAGTGAATACCACCGATGGGAAAACGGCCTGGGTCGAAGTGATCAAGTCCCCCATTCGCGACGCCCATGATGAGATAGTTGGCACGCAAGCGATTTTCTGGGATGTGACCGAACGGCAGATGGCCGTCGAAGCCCTGACCCGCGCCAAAGAGGCCGCCGAAGATGCCAGCCGGGCCAAGAGCGAATTCCTGGCCAACATGAGCCACGAGATTCGCACGCCGCTGAATGCCGTCATCGGCATGGCCGAACTACTGCTCGATACCAAGTTGACCTCGACGCAGCGGGATTACCTGAAGATGATTCTGGAATCGGGCGAATCGCTCCTTTCGGTCATCAACGACATTCTCGACTTCTCTAAGATCGAGGCCGGCAAGCTCGACCTGATCAGTAAATCGTTCGACCTCCGCGAGACGGTTGGCGACATGATGAAGCCGCTCGGGGTTCGCGCAGGCACGAATCACCTGGAATTGACTTGCCACTTTGATTCAGCAGTCCCAGCCGTCGTCGAGGGGGATGCCCATCGGCTGCGCCAAATTGTCGTCAATCTGGTTGGCAATGCCATCAAGTTTACGGAAGTGGGTGAAATCGATTTCGACGTCTCGGTCGATTCGATCACTACTGAGAACGAAGCGATACTCCATTTTAAGGTCCGCGATACCGGCATCGGGATTCCCGCAGACAAACGACAAACGATCTTCGAGGCTTTCGAGCAAGCCGATAGTGGCTCGACGCGTCAATATGGCGGCACCGGCCTCGGCCTGGCAATTTGTGCCCGCCTGGTTGATCTGATGGACGGCCATATTTGGGTTGAAAGCACCTTGGGGCAAGGCAGCACGTTCCATTTCACCGGTCGATTTCCGATTAAAGAATCGAACCTGGCCGCGCGGCCGGAAGGGACCAATCGCGTTCAGGGAACCCGCGTGCTGATCGTGGACGACAACGCCACCAATCGTATCATTCTGGACGAGATCGTCCGAAGCTGGGGCATGCGTCCCCTGTTAGCGGCCGATGCCGACGAAGGGTTGATGCTGCTGCAAGAAGCACACTCCGCAGGCGACCCATTCACGCTGCTGCTGACCGATTTCGAGATGCCAGGCAAGAACGGCTTAGAACTGATTCAAGCGATTAGGGACATGCCGGACTTGAAGAACATGCTAATCACTGTTCTCAGTTCCTCCGAACGCCCGACAACTCGTTCGCAGTGCGATGCGTTAGACGTAAGCGGTTTTCTGATGAAGCCGGTCAAGCAGTCAGAACTATTCGATGCGATCGTGGTTGCGTTGGGGGTCGAACTACCGGAAAGTGAAACGCACGACTCACACCTCAAAGACCATGAAAAACTCCGACCTCTAAAAATCTTGTTGGCCGAAGACAACCTGGCCAACCAACGCCTGGCAATTGCCTTGCTCGAAAAGTGGGGGCACAGCGTTACCTTGGCCGTCAATGGCAAACTTGCCGTCGAGACCTGGCGCAACGACACGTTCGATCTGGTGATCATGGATATCCAAATGCCAGAAATGGACGGTTTAGAGGCGACGCGACGGATTCGTAATCTAGAACGGATCCGCGGGGGGCACATTCCAATTGTCGCCATGACGGCGCATGCGTTGGCCGGCGATCGCGAGAAGTGCTTAGAAGCAGGCATGGACGGCTATACCTCGAAACCGCTCAGAATCCACGAACTGTACGATACGATTGCCGGCTTCTTTGGTGACCAGCCGACCAGCGTTTCGACGGAAAGCTCTCCTTCCATCATTGCCACCGACGGCACCATCGATTGGTCGCATGCGCTCCATTCATGCGACGGAGACCGTACCCTTCTGCTGGATTTGCTGCAAATTTTCCTCGACGAAACCCCTCTTCTGCTGAAGCGACTGGACGAGACAATCGCGGCGAACGATGGCGATGCGACCTATCGAACGGCCCATACGATCACCGGATCGCTCCGTATTTTAGGCCCGACGCCAGCCAATGAAGTTGTCCGAAAGCTTGAACAGGCCGCAACTTCCGGCTCTATGCAAGAGGCCCCAGCCCTACTAGCCGAACTACGCCAACGCCTAGATATCCTTACGAAAAAAGCAGCCGAGACGGTAGCCAAAAAGCATTTCTAG